The Sulfurospirillum tamanense genome includes a region encoding these proteins:
- the rarD gene encoding EamA family transporter RarD, whose product MNASSPNATKHGIFYALSAFTLWGLAPIYFKTLGTLPPGEILLHRIVWSVVFLFLLLAFKRQLRTISRVLLNKKILMMLMVSSCLIATNWLIFIWAINNNMLIEASLGYYINPLINILFGFLFLKETPTKMQGIGIGLVFCAVGFEIYTLGSLPAVALALAFLFAFYGLVRKKVHVPSLPGLYIETLLLFPLALLYWGYLIFQANSAFSFSFDTPITWLLLLAGPVTVAPLLAFTSAASRLRLSTIGYFQYLAPSINLLLAVFVYNEPLLQGKIITFSLIWMALLLVSIESYARKK is encoded by the coding sequence TTGAACGCTTCCTCTCCTAACGCCACCAAGCACGGTATTTTCTATGCGCTGAGTGCTTTTACCTTGTGGGGCTTGGCGCCCATTTACTTCAAAACCCTTGGCACACTTCCTCCTGGCGAAATTTTGCTTCACCGCATTGTTTGGTCGGTTGTTTTTCTTTTTTTGCTTTTGGCATTTAAACGGCAATTGCGTACTATTAGCAGAGTGCTTTTAAACAAAAAAATCCTTATGATGCTTATGGTTTCCTCGTGCCTCATTGCCACAAATTGGCTCATTTTTATTTGGGCTATCAACAATAACATGCTTATTGAAGCAAGCCTTGGGTACTACATCAACCCTCTTATTAATATCTTATTTGGATTTTTATTTTTAAAAGAAACTCCTACTAAAATGCAGGGTATTGGGATTGGGTTGGTGTTTTGTGCTGTTGGGTTTGAAATCTACACATTGGGTTCTTTGCCTGCGGTTGCACTTGCTCTGGCTTTTTTGTTTGCTTTTTACGGTCTGGTGCGCAAGAAAGTGCATGTGCCCTCCTTGCCAGGGCTTTATATTGAAACTCTTTTGCTTTTTCCATTAGCACTTTTATATTGGGGGTACTTGATATTTCAAGCAAACAGTGCGTTTTCTTTCTCTTTTGACACGCCTATTACTTGGTTGCTTTTGCTTGCAGGTCCTGTGACAGTCGCGCCATTGTTGGCATTTACTTCGGCGGCTTCACGGTTGCGCCTTAGCACCATAGGTTATTTTCAGTATTTGGCCCCTTCTATCAACCTTCTCTTAGCCGTCTTTGTGTATAATGAGCCCCTTTTGCAAGGAAAAATTATAACGTTTTCGTTGATTTGGATGGCTTTATTGCTTGTAAGTATTGAGTCATACGCTCGTAAAAAATAA